One stretch of Rhizophagus irregularis chromosome 6, complete sequence DNA includes these proteins:
- a CDS encoding 40S ribosomal protein uS10: MSYVAKGKDEFVDEAPKVHRIRITLTSRNVKALEKVCSDLIGRAKEKQLRVKGPVRLPTKVLRITTRKSPCGEGSKTWDRYEMRIHKRLIDLHSPSEIVKQITSISIEPGVEVEVTIAS, from the exons ATGAGTTACGTCGCTAAGGGTAAAGATGAATTTGTTGACGAAGCACCTAAA GTGCATCGCATCCGTATTACTTTAACTTCTCGTAATGTTAAAGCTCTCGAAAAAGTTTGTTCGGATCTAATTGGAAGagcaaaagaaaaacaattgaGGGTTAAAGGACCTGTACGTCTTCCTACTAAAGTTTTGAGAATTACTACTCGCAAATCACCTTGTGGTGAAGGTAGTAAAACTTGGGATAGATATGAAATGAGAATTCATAAACGTTTGATTGATTTACATTCTCCCAGCGAGATTGTGAAGCAGATC ACCTCCATCTCAATTGAACCTGGTGTTGAAGTTGAAGTTACTATCGCTtcttaa
- a CDS encoding T-complex protein 1 subunit theta, with the protein MALKVPKSSYPQLFKEGYKNLQGVEEAVLKNIQAVHELSEIVRTSFGPNGRNKMVINHLEKLFVTNDAATIIRELEVVHPAAKLLVMASQQQEQEIGDGTNFVLIFAGELLQKAANLLRMGLHPSEIVQGYELASNKASEILDGLSVDSVNDCKSRSELEKSIKTSIASKQSGYENLLTNLVIDATLMVLPKNPQHFNVDSVRIVKIMGSNIYESKVVKGMVFGRESEGTVNKSLKSKIAIFTCPLDLAQTETKGTVLIHNAKEMLNFTKGEEEQIEKIFKEFESAGIKVVVTGGSVGELALHYLNRFNIMVVKVLSKFDLRRLCRVVGATALARLGVPTAEEMGHCDVVETVEIGGDRVTVFRQEDEKSKTATIVIRGATQNVLDDIERAIDDGVNNVKAVTRDPRLVPGAGATEMELVKQLTSFGEKTPGINQHSIKAFAEALEAFPRTLSENSGLDVTEILPKLYSAHHNESTSATEDDKSGACVGIDIENDDIVDVTKLPNPVLDVLITKHWAIKFATEAALTVLRVDQIIMSKPAGGPKPPQQNSNWDED; encoded by the exons aTGGCTTTAAAAGTCCCGAAGAGTAGCTATCctcaattatttaaagaagGTTATAAG AACCTTCAAGGTGTTGAAGAAGCtgtattgaaaaatattcaagCTGTCCATGAATTGTCAGAAATTGTTAGAACCTCTTTTGGACCAAATG ggCGAAACAAAATGGTTATCAATCATCTTGAGAAACTTTTTGTTACCAATGATGCAGCTACTATTATTCGTGAATTAGAAGTTGTACATCCTGCGGCAAAATTATTGGTAATGGCGAGTCAGCAACAAGAACAGGAG ATCGGAGATGGTACAAATTTTGTTTTGATCTTTGCAGGAGAACTCCTCCAAAAAGCCGCAAATCTTCTTAGAATGGGACTTCATCCAAGTGAAATTGTTCAAGGGTATGAACTTGCAAGTAACAAAGCTTCTGAAATTTTAGATG GATTATCGGTTGATAGTGTGAACGATTGTAAATCAAGAAGTGAATTAGAGAAATCAATTAAAACATCAATTGCATCAAAACAATCAGGATATGAAAATTTACTTACTAATTTAGTTATTGACGCGACATTAATGGTTTTACCAAAAAATCCTCAACATTTTAATGTAGATAGCGTACgtatagtaaaaattatgggtagtaatatttatgaaaGTAAAGTAGTAAAAGGTATGGTATTTGGTAGAGAATCTGAAGGTACTGTAAATAAATCATTGAAATCAAAAATAGCAATATTTACATGCCCATTAGACTTAGCTCAAACTGAAACAAAAGGTACAGTATTAATTCATAATgcaaaagaaatgttaaattttactaaaggTGAAGAGGAACaaatcgaaaaaatttttaaagaatttgaatcaGCTGGTATAAAAGTTGTAGTGACGGGGGGTTCTGTTGGTGAATTGGCcttacattatttaaatagatttaaCATTATGGTAGTGAAGgttttgtcaaaatttgatttaagaAGATTATGTAGAGTTGTTGGTGCTACAGCTTTAGCTAGATTGGGTGTACCTACTGCTGAAGAAATGGGCCATTGTGATGTTGTTGAAACTGTTGAGATTGGTGGTGATAGAGTAACGGTCTTTAGACAAG AGGacgaaaaatcaaaaactgCTACTATTGTTATTCGTGGTGCTACTCAAAATGTTCTTGACGATATTGAACGTGCTATTGACGATGGTGTCAATAATGTTAAAGCTGTTACAAGAGATCCTCGCCTCGTTCCTGGCGCTGGTGCTACTGAAATGGAATTAGTTAAACAATTAACTTCTTTCGGAGag AAAACTCCCGGTATCAACCAACATTCAATTAAAGCATTCGCTGAAGCACTTGAAGCTTTTCCACGTACTTTAAGTGAAAATAGTGGTTTAGATGTTACAGAAATTTTACCGAAACTTTATTCGGCTCACCACAATGAATCCACTTCAGCCACTGAGGATGATAAATCCGGCGCTTGTGTTGGTATTGACattgaaaatgatgatattgttgATGTTACTAAATTACCTAATCCCGTCTTAGATGTTTTAATAACTAAACACTGGGCTATTAAATTTGCTACTGAGGCTGCACTGACTGTTTTAAGAGTTGATCAG ATTATCATGAGTAAACCTGCTGGTGGACCTAAACCTCCTCAACAGAACTCTAATTGGGATGAAGATTAA